The genome window TTTAAAAGGGGATACACACCGTGTCGAAAGACTTTGATGCAATATTCGAGCAACTGTCAGCATTCGAAAAAGGGTTGGCCGAAGGCACTCTGCTGAAACCCAGCTTGATAAAAGCGATGCTGAAAGAAATCATCACTAGTGCAACAGTGCTTTCCAATCGTGGGAAACTCCCACAAGGTTCGAAATCTGTTCTGGCCCGAATCACCAAATTGTGCGAAGCCACATTGACCGGGTTGACAAATAAGGAAATCACTTTTACCGAATTGCGTTTGGACATCAGCCGCGACAAATTGGGGCCACTGCATACACTGCTGGTTAAATCTGTAACGGGCACAGTTACGGACGCCGACAAAGAGCAAGCGCGTGATTACGAAACAGACGAAAACAAGTCTGCCGAAATCAATCGCCTGCTGAAAGATTATGATCCCGGCAAAACGCTTATCGGTGTTACGAAATACGATAGTCAGGATGTAATCGACGACGTTGGTATGTACCTTTCGCGAAACTTCACCGCTTCGCAGCTTCGTGCCATCACCAAAGAAATGATGCACGATTATACGTACGAAGACTTCTGGAACGCATTGCATGGCAAGGATGCGAAACAACACGCTGGCATTATCAAGCGTGAACTGACCAAAAAGCACGACGACGAATACGCTCAATTATCCGAGTCGTATAAGCATTTGAAAGACACTATCCCGAAACAGATTCCGCACGGCGCACCGTTCACCGCGATTGCGCACCCGGTAGTTCCACTATTCGACGATATCAATGCAATGAAAGATCCCGGCAAGCTGGAGCGTGCGGGTTTCAAGGTTACGCCGGTTGGCGACCATTTCATCGTGTTGGACAATCAAATGCTGCTTTGTATGGATTTGGAACGAATGGGCGTTTCAGCTTCACTCCGCCCTAGCCGTGACAAGACCAAACTGAAAAGTGTAAATAACTCTAGTGAACTGATGGATGCAATCGAGGAAGTTCTCGAAATCGTTAACCGTCGTGCACCGAAGAAATTTGCAATTGCTTCACAAACGATTGTACGTAACCCACATAACCCGAAAATTGTGCTGGTTTGGATTATGACCGAACACAGTCGCAAGATGCTGGAAGCCAGTCTGCGCACCCGTCGTGTTGATTGGGATATCCCGCGTCACAATATAGCCCCGGTTCGTTTGTCCCACGGTGCTATGCCGGAAGAAACTCGCAAACTGATCGACAAGTCTTTGGAAAAACATGGTAGTTCGAAACAAACAGACGCCTCTCTCCGTAAGCATCGTGAACTGACTAACCGTTCGTGAGCGCTGCCGGAAAGTATGAACAAGGAGATTGCTCCATTTGCAGAAAATGGTTCTCCTTGCTTCATTGGCATCATACCATTCCGCAGTCTTTAGGCGGGAAGGATAGTTTGGAAATCCCGTTATGTGCACAATGCCATAACGTGCTGCACGCGCATGCATTGGCGTTAGTAGCAAGGCACAAAACAGGTCGGGCGATTCGCCGCACGTATTGGGCTAACACCGAAATGGAATCCAACGCGGCACAGTATATAAAAATACTTGTGGATGCTATCTTGAGTGATGAAGCTGTTCGTGGAAAACAGTACGTCATGACTTTCAAGGCTAGTCCCGCGTTGCACACAGCACTGCATATGTTCAAAATGGACAGCAACGCCAAATCGCTAGAAAAAGCGATTCTGCTTGCACTCGGTGAAACTTTAAAGACTAGGGGTTATCTGGACAATGAGCATTCAAAAAGGGATCAACGCGAAGGTAAAGACAGCGGTGCGGGAAGTCTCGCCAAACTGTGGTGACTGTAGCGGATTCAACTGCGAAATTCTCATAGAGAATAATAAAGCAGTGTGCTCAAAACTCGACGTGATTAAAACGTCAAAGCCTTGCCAGCAATTCGTTCCTGATCCAAAGAACGTTGTTGGTGCGGGGGACTTGGGAGCGTT of Patescibacteria group bacterium contains these proteins:
- a CDS encoding HNH endonuclease signature motif containing protein; the protein is MSAAGKYEQGDCSICRKWFSLLHWHHTIPQSLGGKDSLEIPLCAQCHNVLHAHALALVARHKTGRAIRRTYWANTEMESNAAQYIKILVDAILSDEAVRGKQYVMTFKASPALHTALHMFKMDSNAKSLEKAILLALGETLKTRGYLDNEHSKRDQREGKDSGAGSLAKLW